One stretch of Poecile atricapillus isolate bPoeAtr1 unplaced genomic scaffold, bPoeAtr1.hap1 scaffold_403, whole genome shotgun sequence DNA includes these proteins:
- the LOC131574557 gene encoding WAS/WASL-interacting protein family member 3-like: MPSGSERSDKAGSVCAVPGEAEEPRHRSCRCPRGWGHRGDPAQGTRSASRDSETSAGLWAALPEQGEERQRREGTKGQRGGPGAGRGLLHCPGRGENSHPPRLPASAPQLGSPSAASFHRAPRRNCAGSGPAVRPSVCPSVRPSAALFPEDAARLTPAQAVGPRRGQGQPSAGKLRAALLPPPPPPLPPPPPPPPARSPGAERCSRGRRWSGAAARRARRPLGLPAAPERRQEEEEGRGSEQSAAMEEWRQCGRWLIDCKVLPPNHRVVWPSAVVFDLAQALRDGVLLCQLLHNLSPGSIDLKDINFRPQMSQGLGCVWRFLGKAAAGCSLSGAETSWGLHQLYQAPFLCS, translated from the exons ATGCCGAGTGGGAGCGAGCGCTCAGACAAAGCGGGGTCTGTGTGTGCGGTGCCGGGGGAGGCGGAGGAGCCCCGGCACCGCTCCTGCCGCTGtccccggggctggggacaccggggggacccTGCCCAGGGCACCCGCTCTGCCAGCCGGGACAGCGAAACATCAGCGGGGCTCTGGGCGGCTCTCCCGGAACAGGGAGAGGAGcggcagaggagggaggga ACAAAGGGGcagcggggcgggccgggggcgggccgggggctgctCCACTGCCCGGGGCGGGGAGAAAACTCGCACCCACCGCGGCTCCCCGCCTCGGCCCCGCAGCTGGGGTCTCCCAGCGCTGCAAGTTTCCACAGGGCACCGCGGCGGAATTGCGCGGGGAGCGGCCCCgccgtccgtccgtccgtctgtccgtccgtccgtccgtccgccGCTTTGTTCCCGGAGGATGCGGCGCGCCTAACCCCGGCCCAGGCGGTGGGGCCGCGGCGGGGGCAGGGGCAGCCCTCCGCCGGAAAACTCCGCGCcgccctccttcctcctcctcctcctcctcttcctcctcctcctcctcctcctcccgctcgCAGCCCCGGCGCGGAGCGATGCTCTCGGGGGCGGCGATGGAGCGGGGCGGCAGCGCGGAGAGCACGGCGGCCCCTCGGGCTGCCCGCGGCCCCTGAGCGCcggcaggaggaagaggaaggccGGGGCAGCGAGCAGAGCGCGGCCATGGAGGAGTGGAGGCAGTGCGGCCGCTGGCTGATCGACTGCAAAGTTTTGCCCCCGAACCACCGGGTGGTCTGGCCCTCGGCCGTGGTCTTCGACCTGGCGCAGGCGCTGCGGGACggggtgctgctgtgccagctgctccaCAACCTGTCCCCCGGCTCCATCGACCTCAAGGACATCAACTTCAGGCCGCAGATGTCCCAG GGCCTTGGATGTGTTTGGAGGTTTCTGGGGAaggctgctgcaggctgctccCTCTCAGGAGCAGAGACCTCGTGGGGGCTGCATCAGCTGTACCAGGCACCTTT tctctgcagctga
- the LOC131574558 gene encoding putative uncharacterized protein BRD3OS yields MSDTVMNGRVPLPEKALSEGYARLRYRDTSLLIWQQQQQKLESAPPNTYLSRSRSMWYSQYGNEAILVRDKNKLDVSRDTGQSKFCAIM; encoded by the coding sequence ATGAGTGACACGGTGATGAACGGGAGGGTTCCCCTGCCCGAGAAAGCCTTGTCCGAGGGCTACGCCCGCCTGAGGTACAGGGACACCTCTCTGCTcatctggcagcagcagcagcagaaactggagTCAGCTCCCCCCAACACCTACCTGAGCCGCAGCAGGAGCATGTGGTACTCGCAGTACGGCAACGAAGCCATCCTGGTGCGGGACAAAAACAAGCTGGATGTCTCCAGGGACACGGGGCAGTCCAAGTTTTGTGCTATTATGTAA